The following DNA comes from Mycolicibacterium aromaticivorans JS19b1 = JCM 16368.
GACGACGCCGAGGAGGGCCCGGACGCGGTCCGGGTTTTCCTCACGCCCGAGTCGGCCCGCCAGTTTGCCTCCCGCTCGACCCGGGTCATCTCGGCCGGACGTCCGCCCTGCCCATTGTGCGACGAGCCACTGGACCCGGACGGCCACATCTGCGTGCGCACCAACGGATATCGGCGCGGTGCGTTCGGCGAGACCGACGACGACTTCGACTCGTGACAGCCGCCGACGAGGCCTCGGCCCGCGACGCGCTGCGCTGCGGTGAGCTGACCATCCTCGGGCGGATCCGCTCGGCAAGTAATGCCACCTTCCTGTGCGAGGCGACCGGGCCCGCGCAGACCGACCATCCGGTGCACTGCGTCTACAAGCCGGTCGCCGGTGAGCAGCCCCTGTGGGATTTCCCCGACGGCACCCTGGCCGGCCGGGAAGTGGGCTCGTATCTCGTCTCCGCCGCACTCGGCTGGAACATCGTGCCGTACACCATCATTCGGGACGGACCAGCCGGTCCGGGAATGGTGCAGCTGTGGGTCGATCAGCCCGGCGACAGCGACGACGACGAATCCGAAGGACCCGACCTGGTCGACATCTGCCCGCCGGGATCCATTCCGCCGGGCTACCTTTCGGTGCTGCGCGCCTACGACTACGCGGGCAACGACGTCACGCTGGTGCATGCCGACGACACGCGGCTGCGGCGGATGGCGGTGTTCGACGTGATCGTCAACAACGCCGACCGCAAGGGCGGCCACATTCTGGCCGGCATCGACGGCCGGGTGTACGGCGTCGACCACGGGGTGTCGCTGCATGTCCAGGACAAGCTGCGTACCGTGCTCTGGGGCTGGGCCGGAAAGCCGATCGACGACGAGACGCTGGCGGCGATCGCCGGACTCGGGGAGCAGCTGGCCGGCCCGCTCAGCGACCAGCTGCGCGAACACATCACCCCGGCGGAGGTCGCGGCGTTGCGGCGGCGGGTCCGGATACTGGTCGCCGAGCCCGTGATGCCCGCACCCGATCGGCACCGGCCGATTCCCTGGCCGGCCTTCTGAGCCCAGGCCCGCGGGGCGACCGACGGGACCGATCATGATTCGGCGATACTGACTCGATGAGCATGACCGACGCGGCGCTGGCCGCCGACCTCGCCGAGGAGGCGGGCCGGCTGCTGCTGTCGGTGCGTGACGAGGTCGGTTTCGACTTCCCGCCCGCGCTCGGTGACGCCGGCGACGTGCGCGCCAACGCCCTGATTCTGCGCCGGCTGCGCGCCGAGCGCCCCGGTGACGCCGTGCTCTCCGAAGAGGCCTACGACGACCTCAAGCGGCTTCAGGCCGACCGGGTGTGGATCATCGACCCGCTCGACGGCACCCGCGAATTCTCCATGCCCCGCCGCACGGACTGGGCGGTGCACGTGGCCCTCTGGCAGCGCACCGGCGGACCGGACGGCACGATCACCGACGCCGCCGTCGCGCTGCCTGCGATGGGTGAGGTGTATCGCTCGGACACCGTGACCACCCCGCCGCCACCGCCGCCCGGCCCGATTCGGATCACCGCCAGCTCCAACCGCCCGCCCGCGGTGCTGTGGCGGCTGCGGGACCGCCTCGACATCGAGTTTCTGCGGATCGGATCGGCCGGCGCCAAGGCGATGGCGGTGGTGCGCGGAGACGCCGACGCCTACATCCATGCGGGCGGTCAGTGGGAGTGGGACTCGGCCGCACCCGCCGGGGTGGTGCAGGCTGCCGGTCTGCACGCCACCCGCATTGACGGGTCGCCGCTGCGCTACAACCGGCCGGACCCCTACCTGCCCGATCTGCTGATGTGCCGGGCCGAAGTCGCCGACCTGCTACTCGACGCCATGTGGCTCGCGAGTTAGGGAATCAAACATGCCGCCGCGTTGTCTGAAGTAACGCCAGACAGCCGGTCACCACACCACCTGAGAGCGCCGTGAACAGCGAACCCCCTAGAGTCGAGGCCATGCAGTCCTGGTCGGCCGTCGACATTCCACAGCTGCCCGGTCGTGGGCCGGCCCTGCGGTTGTACGACACGGCCGACGGCCAGGTCCGTCCGACATCGCCGGGGGAGACCGCGACGATGTACGTCTGTGGCATCACGCCCTACGACGCGACGCACCTGGGCCACGCCGCGACGTATCTGACGTTCGATCTGGTCTACCGGGTCTGGCTGGACGGCGGCCATCAGGTTCATTACGTGCAGAACATCACCGACGTCGACGACCCGCTCTTCGAACGGGCCAATCGCGACGGGGTGGACTGGCGGGAGCTGGGCGCGCGGGAGATTCAGTTGTTCCGGGAGGACATGGCCGCGTTGCGGGTACTGCCGCCGCGCGACTATGTCGCCGCCACCGACGCGATCGGCGAAGTGGTCGAGGTGGTGGAGAAGATGCTGGCGTCCGGGTCGGCGTATGCCGTCGATGACGACGAGTACCCGGATATCTATTACCGCGCGGATGCCACCACCCAGTTCGGTTATGAGTCGGGCTACGACCGCGACACGATGATGCGGCTGTTCGCCGAACGCGGCGGCGACCCGGATCGGGCGGGCAAGGCCGACCCGCTCGACGCACTGCTCTGGCGCGCCGCCCGCCCGGACGAGCCGAGCTGGCCTGCGCCGTTCGGTCCCGGCCGGCCGGGCTGGCACGTGGAATGTTCGGCGATTGCTCTGAGCCGCATCGGTTTTGGATTCGACGTGCAGGGTGGCGGCAGCGACTTGATATTCCCGCACCACGAGTTCTCCGCCGCGCACGGTGAATGTGTGGTCGGAGAGCGCCGGTTCGCACGGCACTACGTGCACGCGGGGATGATCGGCTGGGACGGGCACAAGATGTCCAAGAGCCGCGGCAATCTGGTGCTGGTGTCCCGGTTGCGCGAGCACGGTGTGGACCCGGCGGCCATCCGGTTGGGCCTGCTGGCGGGGCACTATCGCAGCGACAGGTCGTGGAGCGACGCGGTTCTCGACGATGCCAACGCCCGCCTCCACCGGTGGCGGTCAGCTGCGGCCCTGCCCGCCGGACCGGACGCCGCCGACGTCATCGGACGGCTGCGGCAGTACCTGGCTGACGACCTGGACACTCCCAAAGCCCTTGCCGCCATTGACGGTTGGGTCACCGACGCGCTGGAGTACGGTGGCCACGACGACAGCGCGCCGGCCGCGGTCGCTGCCGCGGTCGACGCGCTGCTGGGCGTGTCGCTCTAGTTCCTACAGGGCGACGGCGCCGTAGCTACCCACCTGCGAGCTGAGGAATCGCAGCTGATCGGTGGCCGACCCGAGGGTCTGGTCGATCGCGGTGAGGCGGGCGGCGTAGTGAGCCACCGGGTATTCGGCGGTCACGCCGATACCGCCATGCATCTGGATCGACTCCTGGGCGATGTGCTTGCCCGACCGTCCGATCTGCAGCTTGGCCCGGGCCGCGACCACCGGGTCCAGCCGGCCGTCGCTGATGCACATCGCCGCGTAGTAGTTCATGCTGCGGGCCAGCTCGAGCGACACGTACATGTCGGCAGCGCGCTGGGTGAGCGTCTGGAACGTCTTGAGCGGCACGCCGAACTGCTTGCGTGCGTTCAAGTACTCGGTGGTCATCCGCAGCGATTCATCCATGGCGCCGACGGCTTCGGCGCACAGGGCCGAGGAGTAGCGGATCAGCGTGTGGTGGATGCGTTCGCTGACATCACCGCCGTCGCCGAGCGGCTGCGCCGGGGCATCGGTGAAGTCGATCTCGGCACCGCGCTGGCCGTCGAAGGTCCGGTAGCCGCGGCGGGTGGTTGCCGCGGCGTCGACGAGGAACGCGCCGATGCCACCGTCGGGCAGGGTCGCGGTGACGACCAGCACGTCGGCGCTGTCGCCGGCCAGCACCGGGTTCTTGCGGCCGGTGATGGTCCAGGAGTCCCCGGTTTTGGTTGCGCGCGTCGACAATTGGTCGAGCCCGCGCAGGCCCTTCTCGGTGTGCGCCAACGCGAGCAGCCGCTCCCCGGCGGCGACCTCGTCGAGCTGGGCGCGCTGACAGTCGCTGCCGAGTTCGGCGATCAGGCCGCCCGGGATCAGCGCGGCCGCGGCGACCGGCTCGGGTGCCAGGCGGCGACCCAGCTCGGTCATCACGACGATGATCTCGATCTGTCCGGATTCTTCGGGCTCGAAACCCAGTCCGAGGATGCCGATCTCGGCCAACTGGCGCCACACGTCGCGGCTCCAGCCCAGCTCGGAGTCGACCGTCTTGTTGCGGGTCTCGATGTCGTAGGTGCGGGAGAACACCTCGCGCGCGGTGTCGCGGAGCAGTTCTTGTTCGTCGGTCAAATCAAAGTTCATGGCTGGCCGGCCCTCACAGTCCCAGGATCGTCGAGGAGATGATGGTGCGCTGGACCTCGTTGCTTCCGCCGTAGATCGAGGTCTTGCGGTAGTTCAGATATTTGGGCGCGGCGTGCTGCGCCCAGAGCGGGGATTCGATCTCGGCGCCGCCGTCGAACGGCAGCGCATCCGGTCCGGCGACCTCAACGGCCAACTCGGTGACGGCCTGCTGCAACTGGCTGCCGCGCAGCTTCAGGATCGACGACGCCGGGTTCGGCTTGCCCGTGCCCTCGTCGCCGCTGACCCGCAGCTGCGTGAGTTCCAGGGCCAGCAGTTCGTTTTCGATCTCGGCGACCTTGGCGGCGAAGAGTGGATCATCGAGCAGGCTCCCCGCGCCGACCTTGGTCTGAGCGGCGTTCTCCTTGACGTCGGCGAGCCACAGTTTGGTGGTGCCGATCCGGGCGATGCCGGTGCGCTCGTTGGACAGCAGGAACTTGGCGTAGCTCCAGCCCTGGTTCTCCTCGCCGACAAGCTGATTGGCGGGCACCCGGACGTCTTCGAAGAACACCTCGTTGACCTCGTAGCTGCCGTCGATCAGCTTGATCGGTCGCAGGGTGATGCCGGGGGTGTTCATCTCGACGAGGATGAAGGAGATGCCTGCCTGTTTCTTCGGGGCATCCGGGTTGGTGCGGGCCAGCACGAATATCCAGTCGGCGTACTGGCCGAGCGTCGTCCAGGTTTTCTGGCCGTTGATGACGTACTCGTCGCCGTCGCGCACCGCGACGGTCCGCAACCCGGCCAGGTCGGAGCCGGCTTCGGGTTCGGAAAAGCCTTGGCACCACCAGATGTCGAGGTTCGCCGTCGGCGGCAGGAAGCGTTCCTTGATCTCCTGCGAGCCGAAGTGCGCGATCACCGGTCCGACCATGCTGGCGTTGAAGGCCAGCGGCTCGGGGACGCACGCCATGCGCATCTCGTCGGCCCAGATCTGGCGCTGCAGCGGGGTCCAGTCCTTACCGCCCCACTCCACCGGCCAGTTGGGCACACCCAACCCGGCCTTGTTGAGGATCCGCTGCGTGGTGATCGCGTCATCGGGGAAGTTCAGGCTGTCCGTGCGCGCCCGTTCGCGGATGTCGGCGGGGACCTGGGTGGTGAAGAACTCGCGGAGTTCGTCGCGGAACTTTGCGTCCTCGTCACTGAGTGCCAGCTTCACGAGCGCAACCTCGATTCTTGTTACTCGGCAGTACCTATTGCTCGATCCATTGCACGGTAGCGCAGCCCTACCAACTGGTCGGCAGGACCACCCCTGACTGACACATTCTCGTCAGCGCCTGGTCACAGTATTCGAACAGGCGTGCGATCAGTTGAGTCTGTGGGTCTGGTCGCCGATCCCGGAGCTAGCCGCGGAAGCCCGGACCCCGCCGGCGCAGGTACCGCTCGAACTCGGCGGCCAGCGCGTCACCGTCGACCTTGGAGAGCGCCTCGTTGACGTCGACCTCGGCGTCGCCGCGCTGTTCCAGGGAGGCCACGTACTCGGCGATCTCCTCGTCCTCGGCGGTCATCTCGGTGACGGCCTGCTCCCACTCCTCGGCCTGCGCGGGCAGGTCGCCCAACGGCACCTCGATGTCGAGCACATCCTCGACGCGCCGTAGCAGTGCGACGGTGGCCTTCGGATTGGGCGGTTGCGACACGTAGTGCGGCACCGCGGCCCAGAACGTCACCGCCGGGATACCGGCCGCCACGCAGGCATCCTGGAACACGCCGGCGATGCC
Coding sequences within:
- a CDS encoding acyl-CoA dehydrogenase family protein translates to MNFDLTDEQELLRDTAREVFSRTYDIETRNKTVDSELGWSRDVWRQLAEIGILGLGFEPEESGQIEIIVVMTELGRRLAPEPVAAAALIPGGLIAELGSDCQRAQLDEVAAGERLLALAHTEKGLRGLDQLSTRATKTGDSWTITGRKNPVLAGDSADVLVVTATLPDGGIGAFLVDAAATTRRGYRTFDGQRGAEIDFTDAPAQPLGDGGDVSERIHHTLIRYSSALCAEAVGAMDESLRMTTEYLNARKQFGVPLKTFQTLTQRAADMYVSLELARSMNYYAAMCISDGRLDPVVAARAKLQIGRSGKHIAQESIQMHGGIGVTAEYPVAHYAARLTAIDQTLGSATDQLRFLSSQVGSYGAVAL
- a CDS encoding 3'(2'),5'-bisphosphate nucleotidase CysQ, which gives rise to MSMTDAALAADLAEEAGRLLLSVRDEVGFDFPPALGDAGDVRANALILRRLRAERPGDAVLSEEAYDDLKRLQADRVWIIDPLDGTREFSMPRRTDWAVHVALWQRTGGPDGTITDAAVALPAMGEVYRSDTVTTPPPPPPGPIRITASSNRPPAVLWRLRDRLDIEFLRIGSAGAKAMAVVRGDADAYIHAGGQWEWDSAAPAGVVQAAGLHATRIDGSPLRYNRPDPYLPDLLMCRAEVADLLLDAMWLAS
- a CDS encoding SCO1664 family protein, with amino-acid sequence MTAADEASARDALRCGELTILGRIRSASNATFLCEATGPAQTDHPVHCVYKPVAGEQPLWDFPDGTLAGREVGSYLVSAALGWNIVPYTIIRDGPAGPGMVQLWVDQPGDSDDDESEGPDLVDICPPGSIPPGYLSVLRAYDYAGNDVTLVHADDTRLRRMAVFDVIVNNADRKGGHILAGIDGRVYGVDHGVSLHVQDKLRTVLWGWAGKPIDDETLAAIAGLGEQLAGPLSDQLREHITPAEVAALRRRVRILVAEPVMPAPDRHRPIPWPAF
- a CDS encoding acyl-CoA dehydrogenase family protein translates to MKLALSDEDAKFRDELREFFTTQVPADIRERARTDSLNFPDDAITTQRILNKAGLGVPNWPVEWGGKDWTPLQRQIWADEMRMACVPEPLAFNASMVGPVIAHFGSQEIKERFLPPTANLDIWWCQGFSEPEAGSDLAGLRTVAVRDGDEYVINGQKTWTTLGQYADWIFVLARTNPDAPKKQAGISFILVEMNTPGITLRPIKLIDGSYEVNEVFFEDVRVPANQLVGEENQGWSYAKFLLSNERTGIARIGTTKLWLADVKENAAQTKVGAGSLLDDPLFAAKVAEIENELLALELTQLRVSGDEGTGKPNPASSILKLRGSQLQQAVTELAVEVAGPDALPFDGGAEIESPLWAQHAAPKYLNYRKTSIYGGSNEVQRTIISSTILGL
- the mshC gene encoding cysteine--1-D-myo-inosityl 2-amino-2-deoxy-alpha-D-glucopyranoside ligase, encoding MQSWSAVDIPQLPGRGPALRLYDTADGQVRPTSPGETATMYVCGITPYDATHLGHAATYLTFDLVYRVWLDGGHQVHYVQNITDVDDPLFERANRDGVDWRELGAREIQLFREDMAALRVLPPRDYVAATDAIGEVVEVVEKMLASGSAYAVDDDEYPDIYYRADATTQFGYESGYDRDTMMRLFAERGGDPDRAGKADPLDALLWRAARPDEPSWPAPFGPGRPGWHVECSAIALSRIGFGFDVQGGGSDLIFPHHEFSAAHGECVVGERRFARHYVHAGMIGWDGHKMSKSRGNLVLVSRLREHGVDPAAIRLGLLAGHYRSDRSWSDAVLDDANARLHRWRSAAALPAGPDAADVIGRLRQYLADDLDTPKALAAIDGWVTDALEYGGHDDSAPAAVAAAVDALLGVSL